A genomic stretch from Halichoerus grypus chromosome 7, mHalGry1.hap1.1, whole genome shotgun sequence includes:
- the DYRK3 gene encoding dual specificity tyrosine-phosphorylation-regulated kinase 3 isoform X1 yields the protein MGGTARGPGRKDAGPSGAGLQPQQRRLGDGVYDTFMMIDETKCPPCSNVLCNPSEPPLPRRPNITAEQLTRDHTQHFLNGGEMKVEQLFQEFGNRRSDTLQSDGINDSEKCSPTASQGKSSDTLNAVKPSSSAKASKVVPLTPEQALKQYKHHLTAYEKLEIINYPEIYFVGPNAKKRHGVIGGPNNGGYDDADGAYIHVPRDHLAYRYEVLKIIGKGSFGQVARVYDHKLRQYVALKMVRNEKRFHRQAAEEIRILEHLKKQDKTGSMNVIHMLESFTFRNHVCMAFELLSIDLYELIKKNKFQGFSVQLVRKFAQSILQSLDALHKNKIIHCDLKPENILLKHHGRSATKVIDFGSSCFEYQKLYTYIQSRFYRAPEIILGSRYSTPIDIWSFGCILAELLTGQPLFPGEDEGDQLACMMELLGMPPPKLLEQSKRAKYFINSKGLPRYCSVTTQADGRVVLVGGRSRRGKKRGPPGSKDWVTALKGCEDYLFIEFLKRCLHWDPSARLTPAQALRHPWISKSVPRPVTIEKVSGKRVVNPANAFQGLGSKLPPVVGIANKLKANLMSETSGGIPLCSVLPKLIS from the exons ATGGGAGGCACGGCTCGCGGGCCGGGGCGGAAGGATGCGGGGCCGTCTGGAGCGGGACTCCAGCCCCAGCAGCGGAG ACTGGGGGATGGTGTCTATGATACCTTCATGATGATAGATGAAACCAAATGCCCACCCTGTTCAAATGTACTCTGCAATCCTTCTGAACCGCCTCTACCCAGAAGACCAAAT atCACTGCTGAGCAGTTAACAAGAGATCACACTCAGCACTTTCTGAATGGAGGTGAGATGAAGGTAGAACAGCTGTTTCAAGAATTTGGCAACAGAAGATCCGATACTCTTCAGTCAGATGGCATCAACGACTCTGAAAAATGCTCTCCTACCGCCTCTCAGGGTAAAAGTTCGGATACCTTGAATGCGGTAAAACCCAGCAGTTCAGCCAAAGCATCCAAAGTGGTACCACTGACTCCAGAACAAGCGCTGAAGCAATATAAACACCACCTCACTGCTTACGAGAAGCTGGAAATCATCAATTATCCGGAAATTTACTTCGTGGGCCCAAATGCCAAAAAAAGACATGGAGTGATCGGGGGTCCCAATAACGGCGGGTATGATGATGCAGATGGGGCCTATATTCACGTGCCTCGCGACCATCTAGCTTATCGATATGAGGTGCTGAAAATTATTGGCAAGGGAAGTTTTGGGCAGGTAGCCCGGGTCTACGATCACAAACTTCGACAGTATGTGGCCCTAAAGATGGTGCGCAATGAAAAGCGCTTCCATCGTCAAGCCGCTGAGGAGATCCGGATTTTGGAGCATCTTAAAAAGCAGGACAAAACTGGTAGCATGAATGTCATCCACATGCTGGAAAGTTTCACGTTCCGGAACCATGTTTGCATGGCCTTCGAATTGCTGAGCATAGACCTTTAtgagctaattaaaaaaaacaaatttcagggTTTTAGCGTCCAGTTAGTTCGCAAGTTTGCTCAATCCATCTTGCAATCTTTGGATGCTCTCCACAAAAATAAGATCATTCACTGTGACCTGAAGCCAGAAAACATTCTTCTGAAACACCATGGGCGCAGTGCGACCAAGGTCATTGACTTTGGGTCCAGCTGTTTCGAATACCAGAAGCTTTACACATATATCCAGTCTCGGTTCTACAGAGCTCCAGAGATCATCTTAGGAAGCCGCTACAGCACGCCTATAGACATATGGAGTTTTGGCTGCATCCTTGCAGAACTTTTAACAGGACAGCCTCTCTTCCCCGGAGAGGATGAAGGAGACCAGTTGGCCTGCATGATGGAGCTGCTAGGGATGCCACCACCTAAACTTCTGGAGCAATCCAAACGTGCCAAGTACTTCATTAACTCCAAGGGCCTACCTCGCTACTGTTCTGTGACTACTCAGGCAGATGGGAGGGTTGTGCTTGTGGGGGGTCGCTCACGTAGGGGTAAAAAGCGGGGTCCCCCAGGCAGCAAAGACTGGGTGACAGCATTGAAGGGATGTGAGGACTACTTGTTTATAGAGTTTTTGAAAAGGTGTCTTCACTGGGACCCCTCTGCCCGTTTGACCCCAGCTCAAGCACTAAGACATCCATGGATTAGTAAGTCTGTGCCCAGGCCTGTCACCATTGAAAAGGTGTCAGGCAAACGGGTGGTAAATCCTGCAAACGCTTTCCAGGGACTGGGTTCCAAGCTGCCTCCGGTTGTCGGAATAGCCAATAAGCTTAAAGCTAACTTAATGTCGGAAACCAGCGGGGGTATTCCTCTGTGCAGTGTACTGCCAAAACTCATTAGCTAA
- the DYRK3 gene encoding dual specificity tyrosine-phosphorylation-regulated kinase 3 isoform X2, with the protein MMIDETKCPPCSNVLCNPSEPPLPRRPNITAEQLTRDHTQHFLNGGEMKVEQLFQEFGNRRSDTLQSDGINDSEKCSPTASQGKSSDTLNAVKPSSSAKASKVVPLTPEQALKQYKHHLTAYEKLEIINYPEIYFVGPNAKKRHGVIGGPNNGGYDDADGAYIHVPRDHLAYRYEVLKIIGKGSFGQVARVYDHKLRQYVALKMVRNEKRFHRQAAEEIRILEHLKKQDKTGSMNVIHMLESFTFRNHVCMAFELLSIDLYELIKKNKFQGFSVQLVRKFAQSILQSLDALHKNKIIHCDLKPENILLKHHGRSATKVIDFGSSCFEYQKLYTYIQSRFYRAPEIILGSRYSTPIDIWSFGCILAELLTGQPLFPGEDEGDQLACMMELLGMPPPKLLEQSKRAKYFINSKGLPRYCSVTTQADGRVVLVGGRSRRGKKRGPPGSKDWVTALKGCEDYLFIEFLKRCLHWDPSARLTPAQALRHPWISKSVPRPVTIEKVSGKRVVNPANAFQGLGSKLPPVVGIANKLKANLMSETSGGIPLCSVLPKLIS; encoded by the exons ATGATGATAGATGAAACCAAATGCCCACCCTGTTCAAATGTACTCTGCAATCCTTCTGAACCGCCTCTACCCAGAAGACCAAAT atCACTGCTGAGCAGTTAACAAGAGATCACACTCAGCACTTTCTGAATGGAGGTGAGATGAAGGTAGAACAGCTGTTTCAAGAATTTGGCAACAGAAGATCCGATACTCTTCAGTCAGATGGCATCAACGACTCTGAAAAATGCTCTCCTACCGCCTCTCAGGGTAAAAGTTCGGATACCTTGAATGCGGTAAAACCCAGCAGTTCAGCCAAAGCATCCAAAGTGGTACCACTGACTCCAGAACAAGCGCTGAAGCAATATAAACACCACCTCACTGCTTACGAGAAGCTGGAAATCATCAATTATCCGGAAATTTACTTCGTGGGCCCAAATGCCAAAAAAAGACATGGAGTGATCGGGGGTCCCAATAACGGCGGGTATGATGATGCAGATGGGGCCTATATTCACGTGCCTCGCGACCATCTAGCTTATCGATATGAGGTGCTGAAAATTATTGGCAAGGGAAGTTTTGGGCAGGTAGCCCGGGTCTACGATCACAAACTTCGACAGTATGTGGCCCTAAAGATGGTGCGCAATGAAAAGCGCTTCCATCGTCAAGCCGCTGAGGAGATCCGGATTTTGGAGCATCTTAAAAAGCAGGACAAAACTGGTAGCATGAATGTCATCCACATGCTGGAAAGTTTCACGTTCCGGAACCATGTTTGCATGGCCTTCGAATTGCTGAGCATAGACCTTTAtgagctaattaaaaaaaacaaatttcagggTTTTAGCGTCCAGTTAGTTCGCAAGTTTGCTCAATCCATCTTGCAATCTTTGGATGCTCTCCACAAAAATAAGATCATTCACTGTGACCTGAAGCCAGAAAACATTCTTCTGAAACACCATGGGCGCAGTGCGACCAAGGTCATTGACTTTGGGTCCAGCTGTTTCGAATACCAGAAGCTTTACACATATATCCAGTCTCGGTTCTACAGAGCTCCAGAGATCATCTTAGGAAGCCGCTACAGCACGCCTATAGACATATGGAGTTTTGGCTGCATCCTTGCAGAACTTTTAACAGGACAGCCTCTCTTCCCCGGAGAGGATGAAGGAGACCAGTTGGCCTGCATGATGGAGCTGCTAGGGATGCCACCACCTAAACTTCTGGAGCAATCCAAACGTGCCAAGTACTTCATTAACTCCAAGGGCCTACCTCGCTACTGTTCTGTGACTACTCAGGCAGATGGGAGGGTTGTGCTTGTGGGGGGTCGCTCACGTAGGGGTAAAAAGCGGGGTCCCCCAGGCAGCAAAGACTGGGTGACAGCATTGAAGGGATGTGAGGACTACTTGTTTATAGAGTTTTTGAAAAGGTGTCTTCACTGGGACCCCTCTGCCCGTTTGACCCCAGCTCAAGCACTAAGACATCCATGGATTAGTAAGTCTGTGCCCAGGCCTGTCACCATTGAAAAGGTGTCAGGCAAACGGGTGGTAAATCCTGCAAACGCTTTCCAGGGACTGGGTTCCAAGCTGCCTCCGGTTGTCGGAATAGCCAATAAGCTTAAAGCTAACTTAATGTCGGAAACCAGCGGGGGTATTCCTCTGTGCAGTGTACTGCCAAAACTCATTAGCTAA